A window of Rhinolophus ferrumequinum isolate MPI-CBG mRhiFer1 chromosome 23, mRhiFer1_v1.p, whole genome shotgun sequence genomic DNA:
TTATCGAATTAGCTCATCTCATACTCCCAGCAATCTGAGGAGGTAGaactattattttccccattttccagattattatctgaggcacagagaggtgaagtgatttgtccactatcacacagctagtaagtagcagagccaggatttgaacacaggcagtcAAGCCCCAGGAGCCATATTCTTAAGCACTACACATATAGCCTGATGGTGGGGTTTGGAATTCTGGCTTCTGGAATGAAGTGCACCCCCAAACAGAGTTTCCCAGGGCCAATTAGGGGGTAGACCTGTTAGGCAGGAACATGGAGAAGAAGCAGGCCAGGGGGTTTGCCATGGAGCTGAGGGTGGCGGCCAGGTGGTAGGTGACAGGCCCGTAGGACAGGCAGGAGTAGGTCTGCACAGAGGGCAGCACGCCGTTGGTGAGAGCATTCACAAAGGCCACCAGGACATAGATGAAGGTCAGCTGGGCCAGGTGGTGAGGGGCCCTTTTCTCTTCCAGATGCCCCTGGCCTTTACTGCTATCCCCCGGGCCTGGGGGGCCCAGGCCCTCTTTCAGCGGCCGGATGGCGTAGAGGGTGACCTGGGAGGTGAGGAGGTCTTCTGTGGAGGTTTTCCAGTGCCTGGGGTAATgctggaggagaaagaaggcGATGAGGCAGCAGGCCATCATGAAGGCCAGGAGCAGGAAGAAGACCAAGGGCGAGAAGTTGGCGGGGAGGTAGTGGCTTTCCAGACGGCCCGTGGAGAGCGCCATGCCACTGAGACCAGACACAGGAGTGCTGTTATCTCCCTGGGGAAAGACGAGACAAGGGTCATCGGATGCCTAGGCGACGGTGGGACACAGTGAACGACAgcattaataatgataatgaaccATAAATATGATGCGTTATTATTAATAAGCGTGTGATGAATGATATACACAGAACTACTAAGGTAATGATAATAAGTACTCACACTGACTGACTGCTTGGGAGGCACCAGCGCTTGGCACGCCTCAGCTCACCTGCACCTCCTAACAGCCCTGTGCAGTGGGGACCATTCTTCCCGGTTTTAGAGGGAATGGAAGTAGCAGAACAGTTCGTCTTACCTGAGGGTCATAGAAGCATGTGGCAAACCCAGTCCACTAGGTTCTTTCTGACTCAGAAGCTTTACCTCTTCCCACTCTACTGTTCTCCAGGGCTGACAACCACAAATATGTTCAGAGGAGGGGCTGCTGGGGGACCAGCCAGCAGGAGAGCAGCGGCACCCCAAGTCCCCCTGTGGTGTTGTGGCCGGGTGTGGCCAGGTCTCTTTCCAAGAGATTGCCATACATCTAAATTCATAtatgtgaaatttcaaaaaatttaaatgccatCAACTAGTTCAaacacttgaaaaagaaaaaaacatgctcGCCACCTACGATGGCCCAGGCCACTGGTTTGCAACCACTGCTGTACTGCTGTGGTTTGGATTAACACCAGACACATGTACGTTGTCCAATATCCAGTGGAAAAAAGTTTGAAATGTGGCtggaaaaaggggttctatggaaagtaacctcatgGGGTGATCTGAGCATAAAGTCCTAACTGGGCAGATCATGGTAGGATAGTCACGCCCAGGCATATAAATTCTTTAGtgaaaggcttatctttgccttaaacaagccctgcccattgttcctgtgtatctaggttaacacacctttgaaatccCGAGTAAGGACCCTCAAAGGCTTCATCATCCTCAAGAGAGCACAGAATCTTAACTATTTTGTAATCCAGTACCCATCTTGCCTTctccacctccatgtaatcttccttatgttccctcttgaatttcaaatgcataaaagaaactgcaaaactattATCCTCCAAaggcatttgagatcttgcttcctggcaattgtcaccagtttgggctcaaataaactcttataaaaattctctacagatttggacgtttcttacgttGACAGACGTTTTAACAACAGGGGGTGTTGAGGCAATGTCTAAACTCtatggttctcagccctggctgtaTATTAGCAGCATGTGGGGAATTTTGAATACATATAAACTCACAATCCCTGTTTTGCAATTTGGAAATCCAAAAAGCTCAGAATTTTTTCATGACTCACTTGGCAGCAACACTTGACGGGGTATGAGGCCGTTTACAGCGGTGTCACTGTACTGGATTACTGCGTAACAGGTGGGGCAGGTGTGTTCTAAAATCTGAAACTCCCAGATTCCAATACACATCTGACCTCAAGGATTTCAGGGAAGCCCCACCTTCAGAGAGTCTTATTTAATTGATCTGGCTGTGTGAGAGGCCCACTGGTCTGTTTCAGTAGCTCTCCCAGGTCATCTCAACTGCAGCCAGGTCAAGAACATGGGTCCACCCGACATGTCAGAAACAAGTAATCTTGCTGTGATGAAGTACAGAGCACTGTACCAGCTCTGGGTGATGCCAGGTACCTGTGGAGTGTCGGTCCTCCAGGTGGTATTAGGACTTGGGGTGGTGTGAGAGGTCTCAGTGACATTGACGCAGGTGGTGAGCCCTGAGCCCTGGGCAAGAGCCACCAGGGCAGGCAGGAGGCCGCTGAGTCCTTCACCCACAAAGTAGGTGGTGAGATAGTGGGTAGGCAGCTGGCTCATGAAGGGCAGGAAGGTAACGGAAGAGGTGCAGTCCACCAGGGCCAGGAAAAAGGTGAGGACCATGAAGGTGACgctgtggtggccactcagcacCCAAGAGGTGACGTTCCAGAGGAAGGCAAAGAGGATGCAGGCGACAGTGCCCACACCCAGCACGGTGAAGATGACGGGCACCTCAGAAAGGCAGCCAGGCCGGAAGTGATGGAGCAGGGTGACTAGGAGGGGGCCGACATTGGCCAGCTGGATGATCACTGTCAGGTAGGAGGGCAGGTACCAGCCCTCAGGCAGCTCTGCCACCAATAGGGGCAGCTCTACCCAGAGCCCGTTGATGGCTACCCAGGAGCCCATCCCGAAGGTGCAGACCAACAGGTGTGTCAGGAGGGCCATGGTGATGCCTGCCTTGGGCCAGAGGCTGCCACCTCCCCAGGTTAGTTTGCAGCAGGGCCTACAGAGAAAAATACCAGGTGAGCAATGGCAGGTTCACAGTGTAGCAAAAGGCTGGGTTTTTGGGCCCAGagttttctcttctcattccccTTTTCATGAACAAGTTGGCTTTTTATTAGCAGAAAACAGGAGCAAATTCCCTTATAACTAACCTTCCAGGAGGAAAGGCTGTCTAACTATGACTTGTAAATCCAGAGACTGCCAAAGAAAAGTTTGATACATTCAACTgcataaatatgaaaacacacaaaagcaaacaaataaaccaacaaaacacCCTCtgcaaaaaaaggcaaaaaaacaacagcaagatCAAAAGACAGAGGACAATGTCGGGGAAATATATTTGCAATGTAAGACACAGGCAGAGCTCAGCttcctaatatataaagaatttttagaaaattaagaacAAGAAGACCCACtagagaaatgggcaaaggatatgaacagttcagaaaaaaagtacaaataagccttaaacatatgaaaagaatatCACCTTCATTTATCATGGCAAATGTCCATTAACAATGACTCAAGGTGCCGTTTCTCACCGTGAGATTGTTCCAAAGATTACCTGCCCTAGACAAAATGACACACGTATGAGGTTATTATTCCTCGCGACCTTGTTGGTAATAGCAAAACACATGAACTGGCCCAAGTGCCTCTCCACAGAGGAGGGGCCAATGAAAAGAATGCCTATGAGTTGGAATGCTATACACCTGTCAAAAAGAGTGAGGAACGTGGGAGAGCTCCCAGGCTGACAGGGACAGGTCCTGAGGCTACGTTGACAAATGAACAACATAAAGGTAGGCAGACAGTGTGCTGCCTTTTGAAcacaggggaagaggaggaagaatatGTTTTCTTTGCTTGCATTTGCACAAAGCAGTCCTGGAAGGACACGCAGGAACTGCTGGGATGTTTGTGGCACCTGTACAAAAGGATTtgtagggccggcctggtggctcaggcggttagagctccatgctcctaactccgaaggctgccggttcgattcccatatgggccagtgggctctcaaccacaaggttgccagcttgATTCCTCGagtctcacaagggatggtggaacCTGCgtcctctgcaactagcaactagcaatggcaactggacctggagctgagctgcaccctccacaactaagactgaatttcaggacaacaacttgacttggaaaaaatgtcctagaagtacacactgttccccaataaagttctgttccccttccccaataaaatctttgaaaagaaaaaaggatttgtAGATCTTTTTTCTAGGGTTTTGACCTGTGAACCATAAACATACTACCTGTTACAAAAATATGGTTACCTGCTATAAAATTCCAATTTGGcctttttcttatgaaattatAGAATTCCCTAGCTGGACAGGTCCTCGGAGCCCTCTGGAACCCTTCTGCCCTCTGTTTACCACCTTCACAATGACCTGTGTCATACTACCTGTGATGTGACTCTCTTCCATCTTCCCTCAGTCTAAGTAAAAATACTGGAGAGGCCAGAGTGAAACTCTGGAGCCAGGTGCCTGGGCTtcaacccagctctgccacttacgtACTAGGAGAGTGACTATGGGCAAGTAAGTGACTTTGCCTCTCTGTACCTcattctcctcatctgtaaataaagGACAATGACAGTATCCAAGAGATGCAAATATGTTGAGTTTCTCTTGTCTCAAACTgcacctgacacacagtaagctCTCACCAAGGGTTCGCTATTTTCATTATGGTGAAATGCCAGGTATACCAACAtagttattttttctaattcacatGAAAATGAACACCTGACTATTCAAAattagaaaggggaaaaaaaaaatccctctgagGCACCACCTAAAATCATTGGTGGCTCAAGCACCATTTTGGAAAGGAATGTTGATTGGGCCAATCACTCACTTCCTTTCACAGATGGGAAATGGGGTGGGGTCCACAGGGCTGGAGGGGCTCTCCTAAGACTGGGAGGTGGGACTTGGAGTGGGTCTCCTACAGTACTTGGCTCCCCCCACCGTGACCCCGTGGTGACCCCTGATCCTTTGGTTCTGCTCAGTTTACACTGTCAGTCTTTACCACCTTGTCTCTGTTCTTCTGGAACATTCAGGAGTGCCCCTTGTGGCAACGCCTTACCCAGGAAAGTCTTGACACCACAGCAGGGTTCCCACACTCAGAACTGACTCTCAAATCAGAACTgactcccttcctccttcctccactggGGAAACCCACTCCACCTTCCTCCACTGGGGAAACCCACTCCACCGTTTCCCAAAGCcacctcttttcctctctgggaAGTGCTGGAGCAGAATGCAGTCAGACCTGTTTTCAGTCCCCCTCCGCCACCTTAGCTGAGTCACTTAAACTCTGTTCTCTAACCTGTGAAGATGACCTAACAGCTCGGCTCTGGGGACACCAGGGAGGAGCCAGGAGAGGAGCAGCTCCAGGCAACTGCCACCTGCCTGGCTGCACCACCCCCCTTCCTCCTCTGCAGCCCAGCTTTCTGCAGGACCCCGTCCCCAGGAAAGCTCCTCTGGCCGCCCAGCACTGGGCCCCAGGCTCCCTTCATGTAAGGTTTTCTGGTGTGGACGTACGCAGGCACATTTCTGGGGAGACTGACACTCTTAGAGGGCAGAAGTCTGCTTTGGAATCTGGCATTTTGAAGGCAGAAGAACTTTTCAGATGATCTAGCCAGCTCAGTATTTGTAAATTGGCAACTTCTGGGCCTCAACCAGGCAACAGATGTGTTATTTTGGTTTGCTGTGTGTTATAAGCAATTGGTTACCAAAATCCGCAAGTCAGGAGGTGGCATACTAAACCCAAGATTTCTGGCTTCTCGGGAATATTCTGGAAGACCACACCATGCATGCTCATATGGCAACAATCACTCTTGACCCTCTTTACCTTAGGGTACCTGCCTGGGCCCTGCCTGGCCCTGTAGGCACTGCAATCCCTTATTTTTGAGAGGGAGGTGTGGCTTGCCCAGGATCCCTTACAAGCCGGGGCAACGGTGGGGCTGGAATCCAGTTTTgggcctctctctgtctcagacTTCAGCCACTATTCTCTCCTATAGTAA
This region includes:
- the SLC52A3 gene encoding solute carrier family 52, riboflavin transporter, member 3 produces the protein MALLTHLLVCTFGMGSWVAINGLWVELPLLVAELPEGWYLPSYLTVIIQLANVGPLLVTLLHHFRPGCLSEVPVIFTVLGVGTVACILFAFLWNVTSWVLSGHHSVTFMVLTFFLALVDCTSSVTFLPFMSQLPTHYLTTYFVGEGLSGLLPALVALAQGSGLTTCVNVTETSHTTPSPNTTWRTDTPQGDNSTPVSGLSGMALSTGRLESHYLPANFSPLVFFLLLAFMMACCLIAFFLLQHYPRHWKTSTEDLLTSQVTLYAIRPLKEGLGPPGPGDSSKGQGHLEEKRAPHHLAQLTFIYVLVAFVNALTNGVLPSVQTYSCLSYGPVTYHLAATLSSMANPLACFFSMFLPNRSLPFLGVLTVLGTSFGAYNMAMAVMSPCPLMQGHWTGEVSIVVSWVLFTGCLSYVKVMLGVILRDHSRSALLWCGATVQLGSLFGALLMFPLVNVWQLFSSADFCSLQCSA